The sequence AACGATCGTGGTGTCGGCGAGGCCCGCAGCATCGCGTGCCTCCATCAGATCGTATCCGACCTTGCCCGAACAGAGGACGACGCGCTTGACGTCCTTGTCGGCGGGCGGCGTGCGATCCGACATCAGGCGGCGGAAATGCGCATCACCGATGAAGTCCGAGCGCTGCGACACCGCCAGCTTGTGCCGGAGCAGCGACTTCGGGGTCATAATGATCAGCGGCTTGCGGAACGGACGCAGCATCTGGCGGCGCAGGACGTGGAAATAGTTCGACGGGGTCGAAATATTGCACACCTGGATATTGTCGCCGGCACAAAGCTGAAGGAAGCGCTCGAGGCGCGCCGAGCTATGTTCGGGCCCCTGCCCTTCATAACCGTGCGGCAGCAGCATCACGAGGCCGTTGGCGCGCAGCCACTTGGCCTCGCCCGACGCGATGAACTGGTCGATCATGATCTGCGCGCCGTTGGCGAAGTCGCCGAACTGCGCTTCCCAGAGCACGAGGCTCTTCGGATCAGCCATCGCATAGCCATATTCGAAGCCGAGCACGCCATATTCGGAGAGCGGGCTGTCGAGCACTTCGAACCGGCCGTGCGGCACGGTCGTCAGCGGGACATATTTATCCTCGGTCTTCTGGTCGACCCAGACCGCGTGACGCTGGCTGAAGGTACCGCGCCCCGAATCCTGGCCCGACAGACGCACCTGATAGCCTTCGCTGAGCAAGGTGCCGAACGCGAGGCTCTCGGCGGTCGCCCAGTCGAACACTTCGCCGTCGCTCTTGTCGGCGAACATCGCGCCGCGCGCGTCGATCACGCGGCGGAGCGTCTTATGGACTTCGACGTTATCGGGGATCGTCGTCAGCGTGCGACCGATCGAATCGAACAATTTGTCCGAAACCCCGGTCGAGATGTTGCGACGCGCATTTTCGGGGTCGGCGGGGGCATGAAGCCCCGACCAGCGGCCCGCGAACCAATCGGCCTTGTTCGGCTTGTAGCTTTTGGCCGCTTCGAAGTCGCTTTCGAGACGTGCAACGAACTCGGCGCGGTGAGCGTCGGCCCAGCCTGCGTCAATCACGCCTTCGGCTTCGAGCTTCGCGGCGCACAGCTGCGACACCGGCGGGTGCTGGCGAATGACACCATACATCAGCGGCTGCGTGAACGAAGGCTCGTCGCCCTCGTTGTGGCCGAAGCGGCGATAGCACCACATATCGATCACAACATCGCGCTTGAACTGCTGACGGAAATCGATCGCGAGCTTGCATGCGAAGGTGACGGCTTCGGGATCGTCGCCGTTGACGTGCAGGATCGGCGCCATCACGCCCTTCGCAACGTCCGACGGATAAGGCGACGAGCGCGCGAACTGCGGGCTGGTCGTGAAGCCGATCTGGTTGTTGACGATGAAATGGATGCAGCCGCCGGTGTTATAGCCGCGGATGCCCGAGAAGCCGAGGCATTCCCAGACGATCCCCTGCCCCGCGAACGCCGCGTCGCCGTGGATCAGCACGGGCAGGACTTGCTCATGCTTGCCAAGATCGTCGCGCACAACCTGCTGCGCGCGCACCTTGCCGAGCACGACCGGGTCGGCCGCCTCAAGGTGCGACGGGTTGGGAACGAGAGACATATGCACCGACGCGCCGCCGAACTCGCGGTCGGTCGAGGTGCCGAGGTGATATTTGACGTCGCCCGAACCGCCGACGTCGTCGGGGTTTGCCGAGCCGCCGGCGAATTCGTGGAAGATCACCTTGTACGGCTTCGCCATGACGTTCGCGAGCATATTGAGACGCCCGCGATGCGCCATGCCATAGACGATTTCACGCACGCCATATTGGCCGCCATATTTGATGATGGCTTCCATCGCGGGGATCATGCTCTCGCCGCCGTCGAGGCCGAAACGCTTGGTTCCGACATATTTGCGCGCGAGGAATTTTTCCCACTCCTCGGCCTGGATCACCTTGTTCAGGATGGCGCGTTTGCCCTCGACCGAAAATTCGATGATCTTGTCGGCGCCTTCCATGCGTTCCTGCAGGAACTGGCGCTCCTCAATGTCGGCGATGTGCATATATTCAAGGCCGACATTGCCGCAGTAGTTCGCGCGCAGGATCGCCACGATCTCGCGAATGGTCGCCTTTTCGAGACCCAGTGTGCCACCGATGAACACGGGACGATCCTGATCGGCGCCGACGAAGCCGTGAAATTCAGGCGTCAGATCGGCGGGCAGCTCGCGCGTGCTGAGCCCGAGCGGATCGAGGTTGGCCGCGAGGTGGCCGCGCACGCGATAGGTGCGGATCAGCATCATCGCGCGGATCGAATCGTCCGCGGCGCGCTCGACTTCGGCGTTCGACAGCGGGGCGCCCGCCTTGGCGGCGGCCGCCTTCACCGCAACCTGCATCTGCTGCGGGTCGAGCGCGGCGGTCAGGTCGTCGCTGTCGATCCGGGGCCAGTTCTTCGGCGCCCAGCTCGGGCCGGCCTGCGGCTCGTCGATGTCGAAGCTTTGTCGTTCGAGGTTCATCTGCTTTTCCACGGGGAGGTAAGAATGGGTTTTATATGGGGAGCGGAGGCCCGCCAGCAAAGGGTGCCGGCGGGCC is a genomic window of Sphingopyxis sp. YR583 containing:
- a CDS encoding 2-oxoglutarate dehydrogenase E1 component, giving the protein MNLERQSFDIDEPQAGPSWAPKNWPRIDSDDLTAALDPQQMQVAVKAAAAKAGAPLSNAEVERAADDSIRAMMLIRTYRVRGHLAANLDPLGLSTRELPADLTPEFHGFVGADQDRPVFIGGTLGLEKATIREIVAILRANYCGNVGLEYMHIADIEERQFLQERMEGADKIIEFSVEGKRAILNKVIQAEEWEKFLARKYVGTKRFGLDGGESMIPAMEAIIKYGGQYGVREIVYGMAHRGRLNMLANVMAKPYKVIFHEFAGGSANPDDVGGSGDVKYHLGTSTDREFGGASVHMSLVPNPSHLEAADPVVLGKVRAQQVVRDDLGKHEQVLPVLIHGDAAFAGQGIVWECLGFSGIRGYNTGGCIHFIVNNQIGFTTSPQFARSSPYPSDVAKGVMAPILHVNGDDPEAVTFACKLAIDFRQQFKRDVVIDMWCYRRFGHNEGDEPSFTQPLMYGVIRQHPPVSQLCAAKLEAEGVIDAGWADAHRAEFVARLESDFEAAKSYKPNKADWFAGRWSGLHAPADPENARRNISTGVSDKLFDSIGRTLTTIPDNVEVHKTLRRVIDARGAMFADKSDGEVFDWATAESLAFGTLLSEGYQVRLSGQDSGRGTFSQRHAVWVDQKTEDKYVPLTTVPHGRFEVLDSPLSEYGVLGFEYGYAMADPKSLVLWEAQFGDFANGAQIMIDQFIASGEAKWLRANGLVMLLPHGYEGQGPEHSSARLERFLQLCAGDNIQVCNISTPSNYFHVLRRQMLRPFRKPLIIMTPKSLLRHKLAVSQRSDFIGDAHFRRLMSDRTPPADKDVKRVVLCSGKVGYDLMEARDAAGLADTTIVRVEQIYPFPGDPLSVRLKRMPNLEEVVWAQEEPRNNGAWFFVNELIEEALTNAGHKGMRPRYAGRAAAASPATGLMSRHQTEQSALVADALGLSVRAEIRRTKNKA